Proteins encoded by one window of Vampirovibrionales bacterium:
- the cadA gene encoding cadmium-translocating P-type ATPase: MGHDVTGKEGFEGRWFNHPVLRNTLLATLLTGIAYALAHTETISPTVEKVLFGIAILVGGYHWAREGIEELFECREIGIEILMMAATIGAVALNMWDEAAFLVVLYGAAEGLEEYTFAKTRASIRKLLDLAPKEARIRQDGNEVMVPAESLKIGDVFIVKPGESIPTDGLILQGRSSINESPVTGESVPVEKETGAKVFTATINYDGVLEIQATTDYQNNTLSKMVHMVEEAREQKGKSQLFIDAFGQKYTPAVLVVAILLLIIPPLLGASFQFWATKAVVLLVAAAPCALVMSTPVAIATGIGVAGKHGVLIKGGMHLENLGKLKAVAFDKTGTLTQGKPQVSDVVVLEGDEAQLLQIAYSLEKYSTHPLAKAVVEKAKAMAVEAVDVTNFRSLTGAGVHGQIGQDVFYIGKPKLFEELGLKPNHQVEVLENAGKTVVLVGTQEKIIGIIGIQDQVRAESQAVIQRLHKMGVKVAMLTGDNALAAQAIAKQLGIDDVRADLKPEDKIKAVEELESKYGPVAMVGDGINDAPALARATVGIAMGTAGTDAAIEAADTALMGDDLSKVVYAISLGQKSRRIGTQNIVFSLVLLAVMIPAALMGLLSVAGAVIYHEASEILAVLNGLRVARHNVQGCCQPNV, encoded by the coding sequence ATGGGACATGATGTAACTGGTAAAGAAGGCTTTGAAGGTCGGTGGTTTAACCATCCTGTTTTGCGAAATACCCTTTTAGCAACGCTTTTAACTGGTATTGCCTACGCTTTGGCTCACACGGAAACAATCTCCCCTACTGTTGAAAAAGTTTTATTTGGCATTGCTATTTTAGTGGGAGGTTATCACTGGGCGCGGGAAGGCATTGAGGAGTTATTCGAGTGCCGGGAAATCGGCATTGAGATTTTGATGATGGCTGCCACTATCGGAGCAGTCGCGTTAAATATGTGGGATGAAGCGGCCTTTCTAGTGGTGCTGTATGGAGCCGCCGAAGGCTTGGAGGAATATACCTTTGCCAAAACACGCGCTTCGATCCGAAAGCTGCTGGACTTGGCTCCCAAGGAAGCCCGTATTCGGCAAGATGGCAATGAAGTCATGGTGCCTGCCGAAAGTCTGAAGATTGGAGATGTATTTATCGTCAAACCGGGCGAATCAATCCCAACGGACGGTCTTATTCTTCAAGGCCGATCCAGCATCAACGAATCACCAGTAACGGGAGAGTCTGTGCCGGTTGAAAAAGAAACAGGAGCAAAGGTCTTTACGGCAACCATCAATTATGATGGTGTTCTGGAAATACAAGCGACCACAGATTACCAGAACAATACGCTTTCCAAGATGGTTCACATGGTGGAAGAGGCGAGGGAACAAAAAGGGAAATCCCAGCTATTCATTGACGCCTTTGGGCAGAAGTACACCCCTGCCGTTCTAGTGGTAGCCATTCTGCTGTTGATCATTCCCCCCTTGCTAGGTGCATCCTTTCAATTCTGGGCTACTAAAGCCGTGGTATTGCTAGTGGCTGCTGCCCCCTGTGCTTTGGTTATGTCTACCCCTGTTGCCATTGCCACTGGTATTGGTGTGGCTGGAAAGCATGGCGTTTTGATTAAAGGCGGTATGCATCTGGAGAATCTGGGCAAGCTAAAAGCCGTGGCCTTTGACAAGACCGGGACGTTGACCCAAGGAAAGCCCCAGGTATCAGATGTGGTTGTACTGGAAGGTGATGAAGCACAGCTTCTTCAGATTGCTTACAGTCTGGAAAAATATTCCACCCATCCGCTGGCCAAAGCCGTCGTGGAAAAAGCCAAGGCTATGGCTGTTGAAGCCGTTGATGTTACCAATTTCCGCTCTCTTACCGGGGCTGGGGTTCACGGGCAAATTGGCCAGGATGTGTTTTACATCGGTAAGCCCAAGCTCTTTGAAGAATTGGGATTAAAACCCAATCATCAAGTGGAAGTCCTGGAAAATGCAGGGAAGACTGTGGTTCTGGTGGGAACCCAAGAGAAAATTATCGGGATTATCGGTATCCAGGATCAGGTTCGGGCGGAATCGCAAGCAGTCATCCAACGGCTTCACAAGATGGGAGTGAAGGTTGCCATGTTGACGGGTGACAACGCCCTGGCTGCTCAGGCTATTGCCAAACAATTGGGCATTGATGACGTGCGGGCGGACTTGAAACCAGAAGACAAGATCAAAGCCGTTGAAGAGTTGGAGAGCAAGTATGGCCCGGTAGCAATGGTGGGAGATGGAATTAACGATGCGCCTGCTCTAGCCAGAGCGACGGTGGGAATAGCAATGGGTACTGCTGGAACTGATGCAGCTATTGAAGCGGCAGATACGGCTTTGATGGGGGATGACCTGAGTAAAGTGGTTTATGCCATCTCCCTTGGCCAAAAATCTCGCCGGATTGGCACACAGAATATTGTTTTCTCACTCGTCCTGCTGGCAGTGATGATTCCAGCGGCCTTGATGGGTCTTTTAAGCGTTGCTGGGGCCGTCATCTATCACGAAGCTTCCGAGATTCTGGCGGTTTTAAATGGCCTTCGGGTAGCAAGGCATAATGTACAAGGGTGTTGCCAACCCAACGTATAG
- a CDS encoding uracil-DNA glycosylase, which translates to MRSASESASSEAELVQLTSEIIACARCPRLVAWREQVAQDKRRQFATQTYWGKPVPGFGDPHARLLIIGLAPAAHGANRTGRIFTGDRSGEWLYRALWKAGFANQAESTHRDDGLKLTDCWVSAAIRCAPPQNKPSPDEIHACASYLAREWAALRQVRTIVALGRVAYDTAWKLLQAPVPKPAFGHGLTIQFHDDGGRRLIASYHPSQQNTFTGRLSEPMFDRVFEMARTSLQAPTA; encoded by the coding sequence ATGAGGAGCGCGTCTGAATCCGCTTCTTCAGAAGCTGAGCTCGTCCAGCTTACCTCTGAAATTATCGCCTGCGCGCGATGCCCGCGTCTGGTAGCGTGGCGCGAGCAGGTGGCGCAAGACAAGCGTCGCCAGTTCGCGACGCAAACATACTGGGGAAAACCCGTGCCCGGCTTTGGCGATCCGCACGCGCGCCTACTCATCATTGGCCTGGCTCCAGCCGCGCACGGCGCTAATCGCACGGGACGGATATTTACGGGCGATCGCAGCGGAGAATGGCTCTATCGCGCGCTATGGAAGGCCGGCTTCGCGAACCAAGCGGAGTCCACCCATCGTGACGACGGCCTGAAACTCACAGATTGTTGGGTGAGCGCTGCCATACGGTGCGCGCCGCCACAAAATAAGCCTTCGCCAGATGAAATTCATGCCTGCGCGTCGTATCTCGCCCGAGAGTGGGCAGCGTTGCGCCAGGTGCGCACAATCGTCGCGCTAGGACGCGTGGCCTATGACACCGCATGGAAATTGCTCCAGGCGCCTGTCCCCAAGCCCGCCTTTGGCCATGGGCTTACGATTCAGTTCCATGATGATGGCGGCCGACGACTCATTGCTTCGTATCACCCCAGCCAGCAAAATACGTTTACAGGACGCCTGAGCGAGCCGATGTTCGATCGCGTTTTTGAAATGGCGCGAACGTCATTGCAGGCGCCTACGGCGTAA
- a CDS encoding cyclic nucleotide-binding domain-containing protein — MAVSRTYRAGEKIIAEGTFGRETFRVSKGQVVVCKETDEATPFILSEVTEGEVFGEMYMFDQAGFRSATAIAKTDVELLIISREEIESELAQTPQIVRDILYSLNKRLETTTAAFSVFSATRTRWEKNMKRTVLILLSALAIMQAVLLIKTFTP; from the coding sequence ATGGCGGTGAGCCGAACGTATCGCGCAGGCGAGAAAATTATTGCCGAAGGCACGTTTGGCCGCGAGACGTTTCGCGTTTCTAAAGGACAGGTTGTCGTCTGCAAGGAAACCGATGAGGCCACCCCTTTTATCCTGAGTGAAGTGACAGAGGGCGAAGTTTTTGGCGAAATGTATATGTTTGATCAGGCCGGATTCCGATCCGCTACTGCCATCGCCAAAACTGATGTTGAATTGTTGATTATTTCCCGAGAAGAAATCGAGAGCGAGCTTGCGCAGACGCCTCAGATTGTTCGCGACATTCTGTATTCGCTGAACAAGCGTTTGGAAACCACGACTGCCGCCTTCTCGGTTTTCAGCGCGACGCGTACCCGCTGGGAAAAGAACATGAAGCGCACGGTGCTGATTCTACTATCTGCACTGGCTATCATGCAGGCTGTTCTGCTGATTAAGACGTTTACGCCGTAG
- a CDS encoding PD-(D/E)XK nuclease family protein — MMSALSDLSLTDRIALPTRAVRQWSVNHFKTWRRCRRKFELDVVQALRWPSDQRNFALGQDVHKLMDYQARGFDCEALVAAASPGVQRAWRLLMAHPASQWPAIASEWGFLTPLATTPRSWLTGRIDRISKDPQTGRIWVIDWKTGTAAPREPHADWQTIAYRYAVCEAKRELGLDASFRPEEIGFLYVEVKDRIRVMEIPYDQDAHEAARCLLRDTAQAMTDARAFPLPPSCPDRHCPYSPVCGIRATSGP, encoded by the coding sequence ATGATGAGCGCCCTTTCGGATCTGTCTCTCACGGACCGCATTGCCCTGCCCACGCGAGCGGTGCGTCAATGGTCCGTTAATCACTTCAAGACATGGCGTCGATGTCGGCGCAAGTTTGAGCTTGATGTGGTTCAGGCCTTGCGTTGGCCGTCTGATCAGCGCAATTTTGCGCTCGGACAGGATGTTCATAAACTTATGGATTATCAGGCGCGCGGTTTTGATTGCGAAGCGCTCGTGGCAGCGGCGAGCCCAGGTGTTCAGCGCGCATGGCGTCTGTTAATGGCGCATCCCGCCAGCCAATGGCCCGCGATTGCCAGTGAATGGGGATTTCTGACTCCGCTGGCAACAACGCCCAGGTCCTGGCTAACGGGCCGCATTGACCGTATTTCGAAAGATCCGCAAACAGGCCGCATCTGGGTTATTGACTGGAAAACGGGCACAGCCGCCCCTCGCGAGCCACACGCCGACTGGCAGACCATTGCCTATCGATACGCCGTCTGCGAAGCCAAGCGAGAGTTAGGACTTGACGCCTCTTTTAGGCCCGAAGAAATAGGCTTTCTCTACGTCGAAGTAAAAGATCGTATTCGCGTGATGGAGATCCCCTATGACCAGGACGCCCATGAGGCGGCGCGATGCCTGTTGCGCGACACGGCGCAAGCCATGACTGATGCGCGCGCATTCCCCTTACCGCCGTCTTGTCCAGACCGCCACTGTCCATACTCGCCGGTCTGCGGGATTCGGGCGACGAGCGGCCCCTAA
- a CDS encoding efflux RND transporter periplasmic adaptor subunit has product MKLIFSLVLLAIACIALVGALVILPEKESLTVTGLVQAREMKDASRFGGRIKTVLVREGDRVTKGQTLLTFDNSELLAKIAQAQADLTQTQARAQMISQGADATDIRQAYSQVQQSEDNLSLISKTGGIESAKAQAALQAAQVDYDKALAAKQNAPQMLSEGIISQQKFNEISAQFEAANSAVKAARQGYQQASGGARRDQLNIARARVDASRANYQKLLKGANREELTIALSTVDQAKSQLAALKAQLSEMEMHAKISGQVTILDRAPGDLALPGVPVVSIIDYTDLWSDIYVPENKLYMARAGQRIVAITSAYDKRTKFDGAIAYVNPQSAFVPSGEQSNSGEQSAFRVKVRLNAMDRSGQWSLYPGMKVKIKLTATR; this is encoded by the coding sequence ATGAAACTTATCTTCTCGCTCGTCTTGCTCGCAATCGCTTGCATTGCGCTGGTCGGGGCGCTGGTTATTCTTCCCGAAAAAGAAAGCCTCACGGTAACAGGACTCGTGCAGGCGCGCGAGATGAAAGACGCCTCGCGCTTTGGCGGACGTATCAAGACCGTTCTGGTACGCGAAGGAGATCGCGTCACCAAGGGCCAAACGCTGCTGACATTTGACAACTCGGAATTACTCGCCAAGATCGCGCAGGCGCAAGCAGATCTCACACAGACGCAAGCCCGCGCGCAAATGATTAGCCAAGGCGCAGACGCCACCGATATCCGCCAAGCCTATTCGCAAGTACAGCAATCAGAAGACAATCTGTCGTTGATTTCTAAAACCGGCGGCATCGAAAGCGCCAAGGCTCAAGCTGCGCTCCAGGCCGCTCAGGTGGATTATGACAAAGCGCTTGCCGCCAAACAGAACGCGCCACAAATGCTTAGCGAGGGCATTATTTCACAGCAGAAATTCAACGAGATCAGCGCCCAGTTCGAAGCCGCTAATAGCGCCGTCAAAGCCGCTCGACAGGGGTATCAACAGGCCAGCGGCGGCGCACGACGCGATCAGCTTAATATTGCGCGCGCGCGCGTCGACGCCTCCCGCGCCAATTATCAAAAATTGCTCAAGGGCGCCAACAGGGAAGAACTGACCATTGCGCTCTCTACGGTCGATCAGGCCAAAAGCCAGTTAGCCGCATTAAAAGCACAGCTTTCCGAGATGGAAATGCACGCCAAAATTAGCGGACAGGTCACGATTCTGGATCGAGCGCCGGGTGATCTGGCCCTGCCGGGTGTGCCGGTTGTATCAATTATTGATTACACTGACTTGTGGTCAGATATCTATGTACCGGAAAACAAGCTGTATATGGCACGCGCCGGTCAACGCATCGTTGCCATCACCTCCGCCTACGATAAGCGTACAAAATTCGATGGCGCAATCGCCTACGTGAATCCTCAAAGCGCCTTTGTCCCATCCGGCGAGCAAAGTAACAGCGGCGAACAGTCCGCCTTTCGGGTCAAGGTCCGCCTTAATGCGATGGACCGCAGCGGACAATGGTCCCTATACCCCGGCATGAAAGTTAAAATCAAACTCACGGCGACGCGTTAG
- a CDS encoding ABC transporter ATP-binding protein: protein MSALTPPPPAIITEDLIRRFGEKVAVNRLNLSIARGEIFGFLGPNGSGKSTTIKMLCGLLAPSSGRAEVAGIDVDQDPEQVRARIGYMPQRFSLYEDLTVEENLDFYGQLYGVVGRAGAARKRAVIELVGIGAYRKYLGKQLSGGWKQRLALCCALVHEPDIIFLDEPTASMDPVARRELWDLLFSLASSGVTLFVTTHYMDEAERCSSVGYIYNSRLIVSGGPDELKQVREVVGQGNQRFEVVCRPLVGSFNLVKALDYVHEVTIFGQALHVTTPADMDIERLQRDLRARSVDVRHIRAIEPSLEDVFVTLTQANVRYDEDMRRNRASTVKVGWEGLEG, encoded by the coding sequence ATGAGCGCCCTCACCCCGCCGCCGCCGGCGATTATAACCGAGGACTTAATCCGCCGCTTTGGTGAGAAGGTCGCCGTCAATCGGTTAAACCTGTCGATAGCGCGCGGCGAAATTTTTGGGTTTCTCGGCCCCAATGGATCGGGCAAGTCCACCACCATTAAGATGCTTTGCGGTTTGCTCGCGCCGAGTTCCGGGCGCGCCGAAGTGGCGGGCATTGACGTGGACCAGGACCCCGAGCAGGTACGCGCACGCATCGGTTATATGCCGCAACGGTTTAGCCTGTATGAAGATCTGACCGTCGAAGAAAACCTGGATTTCTACGGCCAGCTATATGGCGTCGTCGGACGCGCCGGAGCGGCCCGCAAACGCGCAGTGATTGAACTGGTAGGCATCGGCGCTTACCGAAAATATCTGGGCAAACAGCTCTCCGGTGGCTGGAAGCAGCGTCTTGCGCTCTGCTGCGCTCTAGTCCACGAGCCCGATATCATTTTTCTGGACGAGCCCACTGCATCAATGGATCCTGTCGCGCGGCGCGAGCTCTGGGACCTGCTCTTTTCATTGGCGAGTTCGGGCGTGACACTCTTTGTGACCACCCATTACATGGATGAAGCCGAGCGCTGCAGCAGCGTCGGCTATATCTATAACTCCCGCTTAATCGTCAGCGGCGGGCCTGATGAACTCAAACAAGTGCGCGAAGTAGTGGGTCAGGGCAATCAACGTTTTGAAGTCGTTTGCCGTCCACTGGTGGGTTCGTTTAATCTGGTCAAAGCGCTCGATTATGTTCATGAAGTGACCATTTTTGGCCAGGCCTTGCACGTCACAACGCCTGCCGATATGGACATTGAGCGTCTCCAGCGTGACTTGCGCGCCCGTTCCGTGGATGTTCGCCATATTCGCGCCATTGAACCGTCGCTGGAAGACGTCTTCGTGACGCTGACCCAGGCCAACGTCCGCTATGACGAAGACATGCGCCGCAATCGCGCCAGTACCGTCAAGGTCGGATGGGAGGGGCTGGAAGGATGA
- a CDS encoding ABC transporter permease: MTTRARSRITLAGIRSVFRKELIQLMRDPYLVAFIITLPIMQLLVTGLAISKELRHVPMVVCNYDKRNGSFELLKAFNNSPYFEIDDANYVSSEDALNRKIRQGKFRIGVTIPPDYSSRLMSGSGPAQVDITVDGTHANIAKSIHASALLVIERHTRQLMNAQSIVSGSLARSESGGLSAAVIQPRSKILYNPDLQSSYFLIPGILAIIMHMMTILFTSFAIVRERENGTLEQLMSTPIRVADLMIGKVIPYAVIGLLDMMLTLGVMVWFFHISISGSFWFLILASIIFIVTSLAIGLLISTTCRSQVQAVQLTLALLLPSLLISGFVFPLEPMPWVIKAFSYSLPLTYYLDIIRGVVIKGIGLLELWQPLLALVALSSGLLALCIARFKKQIA, encoded by the coding sequence ATGACAACGCGCGCGCGTTCGCGAATCACGCTGGCTGGCATTCGCTCAGTGTTTCGCAAAGAACTGATTCAGCTTATGCGCGACCCCTATCTGGTCGCCTTTATTATTACGCTGCCCATTATGCAATTGCTGGTAACAGGGCTGGCCATCTCGAAAGAGCTCCGGCACGTGCCCATGGTCGTCTGTAATTACGACAAGCGCAACGGTTCATTTGAATTGCTCAAAGCATTCAACAACAGCCCTTATTTTGAGATTGATGATGCGAACTACGTCAGCTCAGAAGACGCATTGAACCGCAAGATTCGCCAAGGCAAGTTCCGCATCGGCGTCACCATCCCGCCGGATTATTCTTCGAGGCTGATGAGCGGATCTGGCCCTGCGCAAGTAGATATTACCGTCGACGGTACTCACGCCAACATCGCCAAAAGTATTCATGCCTCAGCGCTACTAGTGATTGAGCGACACACGCGCCAACTTATGAATGCACAATCGATTGTCAGCGGCAGTCTTGCGCGCAGCGAGTCGGGCGGACTATCAGCCGCCGTGATTCAACCGCGATCCAAAATTCTGTATAACCCTGACCTGCAATCGTCTTATTTTCTGATTCCGGGCATTCTCGCCATTATTATGCACATGATGACGATTCTGTTTACAAGTTTCGCGATTGTCCGAGAGCGTGAAAACGGCACGCTGGAGCAATTAATGTCGACGCCTATTCGCGTGGCGGATCTGATGATTGGCAAGGTGATCCCTTACGCCGTCATTGGTCTTCTCGACATGATGCTGACACTGGGCGTCATGGTGTGGTTTTTTCATATCAGCATCTCGGGTAGTTTCTGGTTTCTGATTCTGGCGTCGATTATCTTTATCGTGACGTCGCTCGCCATCGGCCTGTTGATTTCCACCACCTGCCGCTCACAGGTACAGGCAGTGCAATTAACGCTGGCTTTGCTGCTGCCCAGCCTGCTCATCAGCGGCTTTGTCTTCCCCCTGGAGCCGATGCCGTGGGTGATTAAGGCGTTTAGTTACTCGCTGCCGCTAACCTATTATCTTGATATCATTCGCGGGGTCGTAATCAAGGGTATTGGCCTGCTGGAACTCTGGCAGCCGTTGTTAGCGCTGGTTGCGCTATCGTCTGGGCTACTGGCGCTCTGCATCGCCCGCTTTAAAAAACAGATCGCATAA
- a CDS encoding tetratricopeptide repeat protein encodes MVEGFFASTKFASQALFLVTAMRAPPALGGLLSSLGDVMTLSDHTRHSHAAFADGQRLDEETSSSQALSARDFLKLANRHYNSYLARAQRPDLESAIRHYRRALEAEPNLPEAYVRLASALWENGDISQEQALHYGELALTYNPKNAEAKLFLGHFCKKTGRTERARQWFRDAIALRPLQLPKARLALGSLLIHEAAASRQPSLMRLRGVGEGLAQFMAGLALLPLDGDVRAQMRDALIQDIEVQTLLVCGRTLQAFRMGLFSSWAYEWGSQRYPGEPIFWTLLGGYYESVHHPDAAIYCLTRAVELAPESADLNKRLGMAYAHRQDAPQAALRLEKALALDPQDGETRAQLGRVYIETQDYMRALYYLKECASRQPKNPYIHSNMAYALFKLNDYDGAVQEYRLAISHGDDPVWMSTVAQTVGTIYYQAHQDIEAAVEVFELARELDPDNLDAMLMLAELYYEQGNFQGAMALYAELLQEDPNNADYENYIGYLLWQLDRNDEAADAYRRALALAPENAVAVNNLGVIYLDEYYNGAEALTLFTRALALKPDYTLAAFNLGRAQELLGQTSEAARAYSHALSLNASVPELTDAEILERIDQLFQA; translated from the coding sequence TTGGTCGAAGGCTTCTTTGCCTCTACAAAATTTGCATCGCAGGCCCTTTTTCTGGTGACGGCCATGCGGGCGCCGCCGGCGTTAGGCGGGTTATTATCAAGCCTTGGGGATGTTATGACGCTCAGCGACCACACCCGACATTCGCATGCCGCGTTCGCCGACGGACAACGCCTCGATGAGGAGACTTCCTCGTCGCAAGCCCTTTCTGCCCGGGATTTCCTGAAGCTCGCCAACCGTCATTACAATAGCTATCTGGCGCGAGCCCAGCGCCCGGATCTGGAATCCGCCATTCGGCACTATCGTCGCGCGCTTGAAGCCGAGCCTAATTTGCCTGAAGCTTATGTTCGGCTTGCGTCGGCCTTGTGGGAAAATGGTGATATCAGCCAGGAACAGGCGTTGCATTACGGCGAGCTCGCCCTGACGTATAACCCAAAAAATGCCGAAGCCAAGCTGTTTTTGGGTCATTTTTGCAAGAAAACCGGGCGTACGGAACGCGCACGTCAGTGGTTTCGTGACGCCATCGCCCTCAGGCCCTTGCAATTGCCGAAAGCGCGTCTGGCTTTGGGCAGCCTGTTGATTCATGAAGCCGCGGCCTCTCGTCAGCCGTCGCTGATGCGACTACGGGGTGTGGGCGAGGGACTGGCGCAGTTTATGGCAGGGCTGGCGCTGTTGCCGCTCGATGGCGACGTGCGCGCTCAAATGCGCGACGCGCTGATTCAGGATATCGAAGTTCAGACGCTGCTGGTATGCGGTAGGACGCTGCAAGCCTTCCGTATGGGCCTGTTCTCCTCGTGGGCTTACGAATGGGGTTCACAGCGCTATCCCGGCGAACCCATTTTCTGGACGCTCCTGGGAGGCTATTACGAGTCGGTTCATCACCCGGATGCCGCTATTTATTGTCTGACGCGGGCCGTTGAACTGGCCCCTGAGTCGGCGGATCTCAATAAACGCCTCGGCATGGCCTATGCCCATCGCCAAGACGCCCCGCAGGCGGCCCTGCGACTTGAAAAGGCGCTCGCGCTGGATCCTCAGGACGGCGAGACGCGCGCACAATTGGGGCGCGTTTATATCGAGACTCAAGACTACATGCGGGCGCTTTATTACCTTAAGGAATGCGCCTCGCGGCAACCTAAAAACCCTTACATACACAGTAATATGGCCTATGCGCTGTTCAAACTCAACGATTATGACGGCGCGGTGCAGGAATATCGGCTTGCCATCAGCCATGGCGATGACCCGGTGTGGATGTCAACGGTCGCCCAAACGGTAGGCACGATTTATTATCAGGCGCATCAGGATATTGAGGCTGCCGTAGAAGTATTCGAGTTGGCGCGCGAACTGGACCCCGATAATCTCGATGCCATGCTGATGCTGGCCGAGCTGTATTATGAGCAGGGGAACTTTCAGGGCGCAATGGCGTTATACGCCGAACTGCTGCAGGAAGACCCGAATAATGCCGATTATGAGAACTATATTGGCTATCTGCTGTGGCAGCTCGATCGCAACGATGAAGCCGCTGACGCGTATCGTCGAGCCTTGGCTCTGGCGCCGGAGAATGCCGTGGCCGTTAATAATCTGGGCGTGATTTATCTCGATGAATATTACAATGGGGCAGAAGCCCTCACCCTGTTTACCCGCGCGTTGGCGTTGAAGCCAGATTACACGCTGGCGGCTTTCAATCTGGGACGCGCTCAGGAATTGCTAGGCCAGACGTCCGAGGCGGCGCGCGCTTATAGCCATGCGCTGTCTCTCAATGCGAGCGTTCCAGAGCTGACAGACGCCGAAATTCTCGAGCGGATTGATCAGTTATTTCAAGCGTAA
- a CDS encoding zinc metallopeptidase, whose amino-acid sequence MFFHDPGYMLIMLVGLALTFLPQIWVKSAYNRYSQVPASRGETGAQVAERILRENGVTNVIVEEVAGQLSDHYDPGAHAVRLSTDNYHGRSIAGVAIAAHEVGHALQHATGYYPVVLRAAMVPVVNLGSQLGPLLLMVSLGMGAVSHAMPGWAWGLAWLGVLLFSASVAFHIVTLPVEINASMRAIKILSDGRYVTTDELPGAKKVLTAAAFTYVAVALYSLIQLAYWVFRLVGSRRN is encoded by the coding sequence ATGTTTTTCCACGACCCCGGTTACATGCTGATTATGCTCGTCGGATTGGCCCTGACGTTTCTCCCTCAGATTTGGGTGAAGAGCGCCTACAATCGTTACTCACAGGTTCCCGCCAGCCGGGGCGAAACTGGCGCACAGGTCGCCGAGCGCATTTTGCGCGAGAACGGCGTAACGAACGTAATCGTGGAAGAAGTCGCGGGCCAGCTCAGCGATCACTACGATCCGGGCGCGCACGCCGTACGGCTGTCAACGGATAACTATCATGGCAGATCCATCGCAGGCGTAGCCATCGCGGCCCACGAAGTCGGTCATGCGCTACAACACGCGACCGGTTACTACCCGGTTGTCTTACGCGCAGCCATGGTCCCTGTCGTGAATCTGGGCAGCCAATTAGGGCCTTTGTTATTGATGGTTTCACTCGGCATGGGCGCCGTGAGCCACGCGATGCCAGGCTGGGCGTGGGGACTTGCCTGGCTGGGCGTTCTGTTATTCTCGGCCTCGGTCGCCTTTCATATTGTGACTTTGCCAGTGGAAATCAACGCCAGCATGCGGGCCATCAAGATTCTGTCGGATGGCCGCTACGTTACCACTGACGAATTGCCCGGCGCCAAAAAAGTGCTGACCGCCGCTGCCTTTACTTACGTGGCAGTCGCCCTCTACTCGCTGATTCAGCTCGCCTATTGGGTTTTTCGTCTGGTTGGCAGTCGCCGCAATTAA
- a CDS encoding glycosyltransferase family 2 protein gives MDIIFSIIIPTCNRPEQLLGLLARLREQRDAPPFEVIVVDDSSPHDLKPRIESLPPGSPPIAYLACTQEGPGEARNLGAGVARGEYLVFLDDDCAVSPDWLSELAAVVARSTADIYYGPIQSKLPAIEPFLHTVVMEDDPYRSTQAAFRKTLFHELGGFDPKLSHWSEGWDLVSRARRHGAQVQYLPGWACWHQALRVSPKYGQLGRFWQTMTRMRYLLCQHPESADAYQHLAGYCRLGFWQTILRAAAFPLALAVMSPIRALLAFLLLNLIFDALRLARIQARLLRWKITLSVSEAVSYLLLNWSADLEKAILRVALLVCRLRQMVGARSDDAWAPQTAER, from the coding sequence ATGGATATTATTTTTTCCATTATTATTCCTACCTGCAACCGGCCTGAGCAGTTGCTGGGGCTCTTGGCGCGCCTGCGCGAACAGCGCGACGCCCCGCCCTTTGAGGTGATAGTGGTCGACGATAGTTCGCCTCATGATCTCAAGCCGCGTATCGAATCTTTGCCGCCGGGCTCGCCACCGATCGCGTATCTCGCCTGTACGCAGGAAGGCCCTGGAGAGGCGCGAAACCTTGGCGCTGGGGTGGCGCGTGGCGAGTATCTTGTTTTTCTGGATGATGACTGCGCTGTCAGCCCCGACTGGCTCTCAGAACTTGCCGCCGTGGTCGCTCGATCGACCGCCGACATCTATTATGGGCCAATTCAATCTAAATTACCCGCGATTGAGCCTTTCCTGCATACGGTGGTTATGGAAGACGATCCGTATCGCAGTACCCAAGCGGCTTTTCGTAAGACGTTATTTCATGAGTTGGGCGGTTTTGACCCCAAGCTGTCCCATTGGTCAGAAGGTTGGGATCTCGTGAGCCGAGCGCGGCGACATGGCGCGCAGGTTCAATATCTGCCTGGGTGGGCTTGTTGGCACCAAGCCTTGCGAGTCTCGCCAAAATATGGGCAGTTGGGTCGCTTCTGGCAAACCATGACGCGGATGCGATATCTGTTGTGTCAGCATCCAGAGTCCGCCGACGCTTATCAGCATCTGGCAGGGTATTGTCGCTTGGGTTTCTGGCAAACGATACTGCGCGCGGCCGCGTTTCCGCTGGCGTTGGCCGTCATGTCGCCGATTCGTGCTTTGCTGGCCTTTTTGTTGCTGAATCTGATTTTTGACGCGTTACGCCTGGCTCGCATCCAGGCCCGTCTTTTGCGCTGGAAAATTACGTTAAGCGTATCCGAGGCGGTGTCATATCTGCTTTTGAACTGGAGCGCCGATCTGGAAAAGGCGATTTTGCGCGTGGCATTGCTTGTTTGCCGATTGCGCCAAATGGTCGGCGCGCGCTCAGACGACGCTTGGGCGCCGCAGACGGCTGAGCGTTAA